The following are encoded in a window of Astyanax mexicanus isolate ESR-SI-001 chromosome 6, AstMex3_surface, whole genome shotgun sequence genomic DNA:
- the LOC111197346 gene encoding ubiquitin carboxyl-terminal hydrolase 42 isoform X1, with translation MMDHSSAKYLSLSWDQVLPVGAGLWNVGNTCFMNSVLQCLSYTAPLVNYTLSGEHVRTCSRYRFCMSCTLENHITETINNSGTAIVPARVVTQLNLIGEQFCLGQQEDAHEFLRYTVHALQQSYPNGKMLGRETNLINQIFEGRMRSRVKCLNCKADSDTFEPFMDVALDITGAKDLTESLQRFVKPEQLGDGYKCTRCMETSPASKKLTIHHSSNVLTICLKRFNYYGRKISTLVKYPKRLDMRPFMSESEGESQVYELYAVLVHAGYSCHCGHYYCYVKASDRNWYKMDDEQVSVADERSVLNQQAYMLFYIRTSEKPMAEGRSQGYSGSTYRKCSETCDTKQQSTGKRKRCQSPDREESQPAAKRAIVEIPATDQRLLKISRKCKRKRCPSPEREESEPAAKRARIETHRTCDTKQQITGKRKRCPSPVREESQPSAKLPIIETYRTCDTKQQITGKRKRCPRPKREEFQPAAKRAQIQTPATDQQLLQEKKKLQIRTSEKLKQRRGAVKTAMRMASALKSVAPNS, from the exons ATGATGGACCATTCCTCAGCCAAATATCTCAGTTTAAGCTGGGATCAAGTACTACCCGTTGGAGCCGGACTCTGGAACGTGGGCAACACCTGCTTTATGAACTCTGTTCTCCAGTGTCTTTCATACACTGCTCCACTGGTGAACTACACGCTCTCTGGAGAGCATGTCAGAACAT GTTCCAGATATCGGTTTTGCATGTCATGCACATTGGAGAACCACATCACTGAGACGATTAATAACTCGGGCACAGCCATTGTTCCTGCACGTGTGGTGACTCAACTTAACC TGATCGGAGAGCAGTTCTGTTTAGGACAACAAGAAGACGCGCACGAGTTCCTGAGGTACACAGTGCACGCTTTACAGCAGTCCTACCCTAATGGAAAAAT GCTAGGCAGGGAAACCAACCTCATTAATCAGATCTTTGAAGGTCGCATGAGATCTAGAG TGAAGTGTCTGAACTGCAAGGCAGATTCAGATACGTTTGAGCCGTTCATGGACGTTGCACTGGACATTACG GGAGCCAAGGATCTTACCGAATCGCTACAGCGATTTGTTAAGCCTGAGCAACTTGGCGATGGTTACAAGTGCACCCG gTGTATGGAAACGAGCCCGGCCTCCAAAAAACTGACCATACACCACAGCTCAAACGTGCTCACCATCTGTCTGAAGAGATTTAATTACTATGGACGAAAAATTTCTACG CTTGTGAAATATCCGAAACGCCTTGACATGCGCCCGTTCATGTCCGAGTCTGAGGGAGAGTCACAAGTGTACGAGCTGTATGCTGTGCTTGTGCACGCTGGTTACAGCTGCCACTGTGGACACTACTACTGCTATGTGAAG gctagTGACCGCAACTGGTATAAAATGGATGATGAACAGGTGTCCGTCGCCGATGAAAGATCAGTGCTCAATCAGCAAGCATACATGCTGTTCTACATCAG GACTTCAGAAAAGCCCATGGCAGAGGGGAGGAGCCAAGGGTACAGCGGGTCTACTTACAGAAAGTGCAGCGAAACCTGTGACACCAAACAGCAGAGCACAGGAAAACGAAAGCGCTGCCAAAGCCCTGACAGAGAGGAGTCTCAACCCGCTGCTAAACGGGCAATCGTAGAAATACCTGCAACTGATCAGCGGTTACTAAAAATAag CAGGAAATGCAAACGAAAGCGCTGCCCAAGCCCTGAAAGAGAGGAGTCTGAACCCGCTGCTAAACGGGCACGCATAGAAACTCATAGAACCTGTGACACCAAACAGCAGATCACAGGAAAACGAAAGCGCTGCCCAAGCCCTGTAAGAGAGGAGTCTCAACCTTCTGCTAAACTGCCAATCATAGAAACGTATAGAACCTGTGACACCAAACAGCAGATCACCGGAAAACGAAAGCGCTGCCCAAGACCGAAAAGAGAGGAGTTTCAACCTGCTGCTAAACGGGCTCAAATACAAACACCTGCAACTGATCAACAATTActacaggagaaaaagaaactACAAATAag GACTTCAGAAAAACTCAAACAGAGAAGAGGAGCCGTGAAGACAGCGATGCGTATGGCGAGTGCTCTGAAATCAGTAGCACCAAACAGCTGA
- the LOC111197346 gene encoding ubiquitin carboxyl-terminal hydrolase 42 isoform X2: MMDHSSAKYLSLSWDQVLPVGAGLWNVGNTCFMNSVLQCLSYTAPLVNYTLSGEHVRTCSRYRFCMSCTLENHITETINNSGTAIVPARVVTQLNLIGEQFCLGQQEDAHEFLRYTVHALQQSYPNGKMLGRETNLINQIFEGRMRSRVKCLNCKADSDTFEPFMDVALDITGAKDLTESLQRFVKPEQLGDGYKCTRCMETSPASKKLTIHHSSNVLTICLKRFNYYGRKISTLVKYPKRLDMRPFMSESEGESQVYELYAVLVHAGYSCHCGHYYCYVKASDRNWYKMDDEQVSVADERSVLNQQAYMLFYIRTSEKPMAEGRSQGYSGSTYRKCSETCDTKQQSTGKRKRCQSPDREESQPAAKRAIVEIPATDQRLLKIRKCKRKRCPSPEREESEPAAKRARIETHRTCDTKQQITGKRKRCPSPVREESQPSAKLPIIETYRTCDTKQQITGKRKRCPRPKREEFQPAAKRAQIQTPATDQQLLQEKKKLQIRTSEKLKQRRGAVKTAMRMASALKSVAPNS, encoded by the exons ATGATGGACCATTCCTCAGCCAAATATCTCAGTTTAAGCTGGGATCAAGTACTACCCGTTGGAGCCGGACTCTGGAACGTGGGCAACACCTGCTTTATGAACTCTGTTCTCCAGTGTCTTTCATACACTGCTCCACTGGTGAACTACACGCTCTCTGGAGAGCATGTCAGAACAT GTTCCAGATATCGGTTTTGCATGTCATGCACATTGGAGAACCACATCACTGAGACGATTAATAACTCGGGCACAGCCATTGTTCCTGCACGTGTGGTGACTCAACTTAACC TGATCGGAGAGCAGTTCTGTTTAGGACAACAAGAAGACGCGCACGAGTTCCTGAGGTACACAGTGCACGCTTTACAGCAGTCCTACCCTAATGGAAAAAT GCTAGGCAGGGAAACCAACCTCATTAATCAGATCTTTGAAGGTCGCATGAGATCTAGAG TGAAGTGTCTGAACTGCAAGGCAGATTCAGATACGTTTGAGCCGTTCATGGACGTTGCACTGGACATTACG GGAGCCAAGGATCTTACCGAATCGCTACAGCGATTTGTTAAGCCTGAGCAACTTGGCGATGGTTACAAGTGCACCCG gTGTATGGAAACGAGCCCGGCCTCCAAAAAACTGACCATACACCACAGCTCAAACGTGCTCACCATCTGTCTGAAGAGATTTAATTACTATGGACGAAAAATTTCTACG CTTGTGAAATATCCGAAACGCCTTGACATGCGCCCGTTCATGTCCGAGTCTGAGGGAGAGTCACAAGTGTACGAGCTGTATGCTGTGCTTGTGCACGCTGGTTACAGCTGCCACTGTGGACACTACTACTGCTATGTGAAG gctagTGACCGCAACTGGTATAAAATGGATGATGAACAGGTGTCCGTCGCCGATGAAAGATCAGTGCTCAATCAGCAAGCATACATGCTGTTCTACATCAG GACTTCAGAAAAGCCCATGGCAGAGGGGAGGAGCCAAGGGTACAGCGGGTCTACTTACAGAAAGTGCAGCGAAACCTGTGACACCAAACAGCAGAGCACAGGAAAACGAAAGCGCTGCCAAAGCCCTGACAGAGAGGAGTCTCAACCCGCTGCTAAACGGGCAATCGTAGAAATACCTGCAACTGATCAGCGGTTACTAAAAATAag GAAATGCAAACGAAAGCGCTGCCCAAGCCCTGAAAGAGAGGAGTCTGAACCCGCTGCTAAACGGGCACGCATAGAAACTCATAGAACCTGTGACACCAAACAGCAGATCACAGGAAAACGAAAGCGCTGCCCAAGCCCTGTAAGAGAGGAGTCTCAACCTTCTGCTAAACTGCCAATCATAGAAACGTATAGAACCTGTGACACCAAACAGCAGATCACCGGAAAACGAAAGCGCTGCCCAAGACCGAAAAGAGAGGAGTTTCAACCTGCTGCTAAACGGGCTCAAATACAAACACCTGCAACTGATCAACAATTActacaggagaaaaagaaactACAAATAag GACTTCAGAAAAACTCAAACAGAGAAGAGGAGCCGTGAAGACAGCGATGCGTATGGCGAGTGCTCTGAAATCAGTAGCACCAAACAGCTGA